The region TGAGCCCCTGCGCTGGGCGGTTACTGCCGTCGATCCTCAACGCCAGAAAGTTCGCGTTGAAGCCATCGTCACTGCCGAAAGCGAGCGGTGACGATGGCGGCGCCCGCTCCAACGCAACCGCCCTTCACCGTGCTGTTGCTCGTACCGACTGGCATCGGTGCGGCAATCGGCGGGTATGCTGGCGATGCCTTACCGGTAGCACGCGCGATCGCTCAGGTTGCCGACTGCCTGATTACCCATCCCAACGTACTCAACGGCGCGCAGTTGTACTGGCCGCTGCCAAACGCACTATATGTCGAAGGTTACGGACTCGATCGCTTTGCTGCTGGCGACTGGGTACTGCGTCCCGTTACCAGCAATCGTATCGGTCTGTTGCTCGATGCCGCGATCGAGTCGGACCTCCGTTTACGCCACCTGCAAGCTGCAGACGCTGCCCGCGCCACCCTCGGTCTGGACCTAACCGAATACGTCATCACCGACGCACCGCTCGCTGTCGAGCTGCGAACGGCGACCTCCGGTGTGAGTTGGGGTACGCTCGGCAACCTGGATAGTCTGCTGCGCGCGGCCGAAACCCTCGTTAAACAAGCGGGGGCAACCGCGATCGCCGTCGTAGCCCGCTTTCCTGATGATGCCGACAGCCCTGCGCTCCAGGATTATCGCCGCGGAACTGGTGTCGATGCGCTGGCTGGAGCTGAAGCCGTTATTTCGCATGCGATCGTGCGAACCTTGCAGGTACCCTGCGCTCATGCGCCCGCACTAAAACCGCTACCGCCCGATCCAGACCTGTCACCGCGAGCAGCAGCCGAGGAGCTCGGCTACACGTTCTTGCCCTGCGTGCTAGCAGGGCTCGCCCGCGCGCCCCACTTCGCTGCACTTACCGGGTGTCGCCCCGGCGACCTCACTCGCGATTGCATCGATGCGATTGTAACGCCCGCTACTGCTTGCGGCGGCAGCACCTTGCTGAGCCTGAGCCAAACCCGTACCCGCGCGATCGCCG is a window of Rubidibacter lacunae KORDI 51-2 DNA encoding:
- a CDS encoding DUF3326 domain-containing protein is translated as MAAPAPTQPPFTVLLLVPTGIGAAIGGYAGDALPVARAIAQVADCLITHPNVLNGAQLYWPLPNALYVEGYGLDRFAAGDWVLRPVTSNRIGLLLDAAIESDLRLRHLQAADAARATLGLDLTEYVITDAPLAVELRTATSGVSWGTLGNLDSLLRAAETLVKQAGATAIAVVARFPDDADSPALQDYRRGTGVDALAGAEAVISHAIVRTLQVPCAHAPALKPLPPDPDLSPRAAAEELGYTFLPCVLAGLARAPHFAALTGCRPGDLTRDCIDAIVTPATACGGSTLLSLSQTRTRAIAVAANTTQLAVAPEPLGIKATRVNSYLEAIGLLVAQRAGVATDALHPHIPPLRRLLP